In the Endozoicomonas sp. SCSIO W0465 genome, CACCATAAAAGTAACGGTCAACGGCAAGCAGGAGCCTGGGCTCAATCTGTCCGAAACGGTCCAGAACACCCTGAATACCAAAATCGGGAGAACAGGACGACCAGATTGCACCAAGCGCGGTGGTGGCCAACATCAGGATAATGGTTTCCGGGCAGTTGGGCATAAAGGCCGCAACACGATCCCCTTTTTTGATACCGGCTTCAATCAACCCCTTCTGGGCAGCGGCTACGGAGTGATAGAGCTCCTTGTAGCTCAGGGTTCTGCGACAGCCATTTTCACCGTTGAATATCAAGGCTGATTTACGGTCTTTTCGTTGCAGGAGGTGTTCTGCATAGTTCAGTGTTGCACCGGGAAACCACTGAGCACCCGGCATACTGTCGTTTATTAACGCAGCAGAGGGTGGGGTGTGAAATTGTATCTGGTAGAATTCTGCAAGCAGTTGCCAGAAGCCGGGGCGATCGTCAATGCTCCATTGGTAAAGATCTGAATAATTCTCCAGTGGCAACCCTGTGACGTCTTTTACGCGGTTGATGAATGCCTGAAGATTGGATGATGTTATTGTTGTTTGATCCGGTATCCACAGTGCTGTCATTGGCTCTCTCTTATGGGTTCTCTTATGAATTCTGTTATGAAATGACTTCTTGATTAGTGCGTTAGCATTCATCCTGAGGGATGAATTAACCTGCTCAGGGCAAACCCGGCATTTGATCTTGAGGTTATGCCCAGTTGGTCACAAATGAATGTAGCTGCTTTTAGCAGTTCCTCCATATTTACCCCGGTTTTAATGCCCATCCCGTGCAGCATATAGACCACATCTTCTGTGGCCAGGTTGCCTGATGCGCCGGGAGCATAAGGGCATCCTCCCAGGCCGGCAACAGAGCTATCAATCACCGAAAGCCCTTCTTCGAGCAGGGCTAAAACATTGGCAAGCGCCTGGCCATAAGTGTTGTGAAAGTGTGCAGCCAGCGATGAGACGGGAATATTTCTGGCAGTGTGTTCCAGAACCTTTTTGGCCTTGAGAGGCGTACCAACGCCAATGGTATCGCCCAGAGATATTTCATAGCAGCCCATCTGCCAGAGTTGTCCGGCAACACCGGCAACGGCGGAAGGGGAGACATCACCATCATAGGGGCATCCCATCACACAGGAGACATAGCCTCTGACTTTCAGGCCGTGTTTTTTTGCTGCTTCTATAACCGGTTGAAAACGCTGCAGGCTTTCGGCAATTGAGCAGTTGATATTTTTCTGACTGAACCCTTCCGAGGCGGAAGCAAATACCGCCACTTCATCGGCGCCAGCGGCCAGGGCTGCCTCAAAACCTTTCATGTTGGGAATCAGGGCGCCATAGATGACGCCGGTCTGTCGGTGCAGACGGTCGAATACTTTATCGGAGTCCACCATTTGCGGAACGGCTTTTGGTGACACAAAACTGCCTGCTTCAATGCGCTGCAACCCGGTTTTAGCAAGGCGGTTGATCAGCTCTGAGCGAATCCCGGCGGAGAGTACCTCCGGCTGGTTTTGCAGGCCATCTCTGGCACCCATCTCAACCACCGTCACCCTGTCTGGCAGTCGCTGTGCATTGGCTGTATCACTGGACATCCCGTTGCTCCATTCATTTTATTATTGTTATTTATGGTTCTTATGGCTTATTCGATAAACGTCAGCAAGGGCGACCCGGCAGCTACCTGGTCTCCTGCCCTGTAAAGTATTCGCTCAACGGTTCCGGACGCTTTGGCAGTGATGCAGTGCTCCATCTTCATGGCTTCCATCATTAGCAACGGGGTTCCCTGCTCTACAGGCTGACCCTCGTTTACCATCACGCAGGTGATGGAACCACTCATGGGGGCAAGAGGCACATTATCCCGATCGTCTTCATGTTCCATGGGATGGCCGGGAAGTGCAACGTCATGGCTTATATCCGGAAGAATGACTTTCAATAGTTGCCCCGGCTGGGGAATTATACGACCAGTTATTGGTCGTAATTGCTCTGCATCTGTGAGATCAAAACTGACGCTCACGGATGCACCGCAGGTTTCGGGATTAATATTTGCGGTTATGGCCAGAGACATCCCTGGAAAACGAAGCAGATAACGGTTCGATTGTTTATCGACCCGAACCAGCCAGCACTGTTCATCCAGATAAAGTTGAATCAGGGATTCTGTGCTGAAAGAAGAGTCACATGAGGTTGTCAGTAACTCATCGGATCTGGCCAGGCTTCCATGTTCAAACTGATAAATAGCGGCAACAGCTAACAGCTGGTATTGCTGTTCCGGTGATAAGGCAGGAAACGGATGGTGATCAATAAAGTCAGTACTGAGTTTGGCATCGATAAAATCCCGGGTTGCCAGCAGGTGGGTCAGGAAGTCCCGGTTATCGCAGATCCCGGCCTGATAATACCGGGCCAGTGCCGCCTGTAGCTGTGCTATTGCCGCTTTTCGACTGGAGCCTCTGGCAATTATTTTGGCCATCATGGGGTCATACCAGGCGGTGATGCTGTCACCGGCCTGA is a window encoding:
- a CDS encoding biotin/lipoyl-containing protein yields the protein MGYPLLIKAAFGGGGKGMRVVDSSENLQQQLESARREAEKAFGNNQLLLERFVTNARHVEVQIFFDQQGNGVFLFDRDCSLQRRHQKVIEEAPAPGLTPGLREAMGNAAVAAGKAIGYQGAGTVEFLLDDEQFYFMEMNTRLQVEHPVTEMVTDLDLVEWQLTVASGKPLPLNQASVHCHGHAIEARLYAENPRQDFLPTSGRILALEWPETHGNLRIDTGIQAGDSITAWYDPMMAKIIARGSSRKAAIAQLQAALARYYQAGICDNRDFLTHLLATRDFIDAKLSTDFIDHHPFPALSPEQQYQLLAVAAIYQFEHGSLARSDELLTTSCDSSFSTESLIQLYLDEQCWLVRVDKQSNRYLLRFPGMSLAITANINPETCGASVSVSFDLTDAEQLRPITGRIIPQPGQLLKVILPDISHDVALPGHPMEHEDDRDNVPLAPMSGSITCVMVNEGQPVEQGTPLLMMEAMKMEHCITAKASGTVERILYRAGDQVAAGSPLLTFIE
- a CDS encoding hydroxymethylglutaryl-CoA lyase produces the protein MSSDTANAQRLPDRVTVVEMGARDGLQNQPEVLSAGIRSELINRLAKTGLQRIEAGSFVSPKAVPQMVDSDKVFDRLHRQTGVIYGALIPNMKGFEAALAAGADEVAVFASASEGFSQKNINCSIAESLQRFQPVIEAAKKHGLKVRGYVSCVMGCPYDGDVSPSAVAGVAGQLWQMGCYEISLGDTIGVGTPLKAKKVLEHTARNIPVSSLAAHFHNTYGQALANVLALLEEGLSVIDSSVAGLGGCPYAPGASGNLATEDVVYMLHGMGIKTGVNMEELLKAATFICDQLGITSRSNAGFALSRLIHPSG